The window TCAATCATCTTTGCCAATTACATAGCTCGAGACACACGCCGCCTTGGAGCTACAAGTAAGAGCACCGTCttatatgaaaatgtatttttaatgctgAGCGTTTCattatctacatttatttaacaCTTCTGCTTTTATTGGTTGACCATAGTTGACGTGGAACACTCCCATGTACGGTTTCTTGGCAATCTGGTTCTAAACCTGTGGGACTGTGGAGGGTAAGACACACATTTGCTAATTATTTGCCATTTCTGGACCAGCTTTGAGAAGCCAAAGTTATTCCTTATTTTTAATCACTTATCTGTGCCTTTTAAACCAACAGACAGGACACATTCATGGAGAACTACTTCACCAGCCAGAGGGAcaacattttcagaaatgtagaAGTTCTTATTTACGTATTTGACGTTGAGAGCCGTGAGCTAGAGAAAGACATGCACTACTACCAGTCGTGTCTGGAAGCCATTCTGCAGAATTCCCCTGATGCCAAGGTGTTCTGTCTTGTGCACAAAATGGACCTTGTGCAGGAAGACCAGAGAGATTTGGTGAGATTCAAGTAACATTTCATACATCATTAGTACTGCTGTCCCGCTCACGTGTTACTATTTTGCTCTGTCTTGAATTTGCAGTGTTATACAATGATATTTAATCTGCGAGTCAAGTGCTGATTAATAGTCTGATCCGGTTCAGTCAGACATGACACTGCCCATccagaacagaaacaggaaaaaaatattgatcatACTACATCTTTTCTAAGATTGTACTGTTCAGTCTTTTCCACAAGCACAGCCATAGTGCCCAGTGTAGAACCAGTTCCATGTGTTTCCaccaaaaagctttaaaaaacaaaagtctcCCACTCCAACTTCATTTAGCTGAGTCTGTGAACTCCTTTAAAGTGGGAAACAAGTTAATATAACAGTATGTACTATTAAGGTTTGCTTGAGTTGTTGGCTGGTTcttcaaaaaattaaaataaaaccttaCCAAGACATAAGTGACTCTGGCACCAGCACAGGAAATGAGTTGTATATATTTACTCATTAAAGTGGTCCTTTTTAGACTTTTGCACTAGTTTTTCTTGATTGAAACTTGAACTTTCATTTCACTGAAAAAGTGAAAGGGATCACTTTGATGTGTAAGCTACAGTATGACCCATTTAAGTATGAACTGAATATGAACAACCTAAACGTAGGGCTCTTAAGGGTACCAATAATATTTGTAAATGGTCATATTGTTCACCTCTTAATTTTACTGCCTGTTATGTTAATCATATCTATAATAACCTCCTTTCAtactttttctttgtattttactTATTTGTGTCTATTTTGATCTTGAGCTGGTCCCACTTCCCTTTTGGTGTGACCTTTCTGTCTTTACAGATCTTTAAAGAACGTGAAGAAGATCTGCGAAGACTGTCCAGGCCTTTAGCTTGCACATGCTTCAGGACATCAATCTGGGATGAAACCCTATATAAGGTCTTGAACCTGActgtccatttatttatttatttatttatttatttatttattgtcacagCTAATAAAgctgaggcttttttttttttttgttggtaaATTTAGCTGAacgttgttgggttttttctctttgcagGCCTGGTCCAGCATAGTGTACCAGCTCATCCCAAACGTCCAGCAGCTGGAAACAAACCTGAGAAATTTTGCACAGATCATAGAGGCAGATGAAGTTCTTCTGTTTGAGAGAGCGACCTTCCTGGTGAGAGTGTCCGTTTCCTCTGCAGCGTCTGGGCAGGAAATACAAATTTAGAAATGAGTCATTTATCTTGTCGTTTCCCCGTGTTGTTTTGTAAATGCAGGTGATCTCCCACTATCAGTGCAAAGAGCAGCGTGACGCTCACAGGTTTGAGAAGATCAGTAACATTATCAAACAGTTCAAACTCAGCTGTAGGTAAGTGTTTTGCAGATGCTCCGCCTCCTCTCCAGATGCCATCAGCTGGAGTGTgttgattttaattttatttattttatcattccagTAAACTTGCAGCTTCCTTCCAAAGCATGGAAGTAAGGAACTCAAATTTTGCAGCCTTCATTGACGTCTTCACCTCCAACACTTATGTCATGGTCATCATGTCGGACCCTTCTATTCGTAAGTAGTGAAGATAACATTTCTCTGCAGCAGATTCACagttatgagaaaaaaaaaaaataataataataatcataataatcatcatcatcatctaaggagcttagaaagaaaagcGACTGGAAGTTTCTTGAAGATATTTCACCTTTCATCCaaaaagcttcttcagttctaaaaccaaaTCCCTAGTGGGAATGTCCCTTAAGAGGGTCGTTGACCCTCTATTGATCATGTACCTCATGACATGAGGAAGtgttgagatcccttcccaggcaTTTCAGATCTTGCAACAGATGATCTCACATGATTGGGTGAGGCAGGGTCTCACAATAGCcgcttttccattagtacctgcTCCGATCAACTCGCCTCGACTCGGATTGAAtggttttccattacaattgAGTACCACCTAATGTGCGCGGTCGTTGTCATAGCAATGCATCAGAGCGTCCCATGATGTAATTAATATCCGACAAAAATGCTACAACAAAGGTGGATGTAGAGGCGATGATATACCTGCTGCTCAGTCTGtggctttttgtcagacttttttttttttttttttttttttgtagccgTTTCACTTGTTGCTGGGTTCAAAAATAgtggttttgatttttgtgaatGAGACACTCACACTCATCGTGTGACTCATCGAGTGACGCCACTGACCAGCCAAtcggtggcatgcagtctgatgacgtcacattttagtacctgctcagATCACTTGGAAACCTGCTGAGCGGGTACTGTTTTTAGTACTTGATACTATGAGGTAATGGAAAGTCCTGAAAATTGTGGCCATCAGTGACTGATCGATCAAAGTAGGTAGTAATGGAAAAGGGACTAATGGTTTCACCCAAACCTCTGCTGCTAATGACTCACACCTTTTTTCACACCATGGCTCATGCGATGAGGGACATGATCAATAGTGGGTCAACGACCCTCTTAAAGAATAATCCTCACTAGGGTTTAAATACATGGGACTCTCAACCAtttggttttagaactgaaTAATCTCTTAGATGAGAGGTCAGTCAGTTTGCTTTCCAGGCTGCTTAGATTACCTTGTCctagatgactgagaacctacacagacaatAATAAGAACTCACATCTCCTTTTTTTCCAGCATCTGCAGCCACTCTCATCAATATCCGTAATGCTAGGAAACACTTTGAGAAGTTGGAGCGAGTGGATGGACCCAAGCATAGCCTGCACATGCGGATGCGCTAGCCTGTGCATTTGTCCTAGTGGATACTCTCAGCCAATCAGTTCACAGACAGCATGTTGCGGTCTCCTGGTGTCACATGAGCAGCCCTGCACCGTTTCGTCTATATCTTCATATTCAATCACAGTTATTACGTGAGAAATcaccttgtttttgttttgctctaATTCTTACGGGAGAAGTGATAACAACTCGTTGGGAAATGTATTGTTTACTACAGAGGTGGGGGAGGGGAGGGCTACATTTGCTGTCACACTTTGTCATATTTCAGTAGATTCATTCACTCCATGCAGTGAATCCCAGTGATTGGGGATGTCTCTCCGTATGAGAAGCAGCAGATATTGTATGATTTGATTTTCAAATGTCGTTTGTAAGCTGTTACAAACAATATAGTTCTATTCAGAAAAATATTTGAAGTGTGgggtggtttgttttttgttttgttttgttttttttttgggggggggggggttctgttTTTAATCTTTGACAATACTAACTGCTTTTAGAAACAGGCGCTGTAAACAGATGTACACAGAGATGGATCAGAGATCGTTCTTATTGGTCCTTTTCTTCATTGTAGTCTCACCAGGCTAACTTGACAGGTGGCACCAGTTGTCTTGTACACATAGTAAATAGTGCACCAGTTAAGTGAGACAACTTCAGGGGATGGACAGCAAGTTACAGCGCAAATGGcatatttttgttcatttaatatgGCAAACAGCTGCTGAGTGTGTTAAAGTAGACCTATTTCCATTTAACTCATTTCCAACTCTATATTTTTATTGGATTCTGATGGAGTGGGGTTGTGTCTGGAAGctgaccaatcagaagaaagtgatatttttgaGACCGTTGCCTTAAAGGGATGAGCTAAAAGGCCTTTTTTTTAAGACTGGAACTTAGAGACTGCTAAAGATCAGGTCTAAAATAAagaatttttaaattttgaatcATGCAAAATTATGCTAAAGAAGTGCCAGAATACATGTTTCTACCTGGAATTGAGCACTGGGAACCAGTGATACAAGATTGATACAAGTGGCTCTCATGCTCACTTTTGCTCCTATTTTTCTATCAAAAAATTAAATGGAGCACAGGCCAACTGAATTTCAACATTATTGTAGTTTTGATGTCTGATCAGTTACCACAATTTCAACACatttaaattataatatttattgggATCAAAACAAGCAGAGTATTAAAGTCTCCAAACTAAACTTTTCAGTCAAATCTAGCTAATCCATTCTCCTCTTAAGGCTATAAAACactcactttattaggtacactttgcTAGTACTCGAGTGGactccctttctttctttctttttcggCTGCACATCCATAATGCAAATAACCAGTTCTACAACATCTATTGGTCTGGAGATGTGGTGAGTGTGGTCATTTGCATTCAGTAAACCCATTGTCATGTTTCAGAAAATAGTCTAAGAAGATGTGAGTTTGGTGAGATGgagccatcagaagatgaaaATGCTGGGTGtcggctgtggtgtttaaatgattctcAGTTAGTACGATgaggcccaaagtgtgccaagaaaatatttttctccttacaccaccagcagcagctttcTGACACAAAATTCTGACCCTGCTatctgaatgtcacagcagaaaagcAGATTCATCAGCGcaggcaatgtttttttttccaatcttTTGACCAATTTTGGTCTTAATTGCAGCCTTAGTTTCCTGTTCTTGCACCATGTTTTGTCTTCTGTTGCTATACCCATCAGCTTCAAGGTTTGGCATGTTGTGCATTAAGAGATGCTCTTCAGCATATCTCAGTTGTAACCAGTGGTTTTTTGAGTTAATGTTGTCTTCCTGTCATCTTGAAGCAACCTGACCCCTCTCCTCTGATCACTGGGATCAACTAGACCTTTTCTCCCAGAGGACTGCCGCTCACtgggtattttttctttttgagatcATCCTCTGTAATCCTTAGAGATTGCTGTGCAGGAAAACCCAGCAGatcagtttttttaaatactcagGCCAGCCTGTCGAGCACCGACAACCAACCACAtgcaaagtcacttaaattacCTTCTTCCTCATGTCTAAATACACTGATTTGCTGTGGTGCTGTTTTTCTAATCATTTATATGCATTTATGAgtagttgaacaggtgtacctaacaaagtggcctgTGTATGTACCCAGAATAagcctttcatttatttttaagtttgGTTTCAAGGTTTGAGTGGTTTACATGTCATTTGTTTCTTATCAGAGAGAAACAGTATTTATTCATGTTGTCCATGGAAAGTAACTTGAGATTTAGTCATGGTACCTGATACCACCAACTCCTTCAGGGTCTGCAAGGGATATGGGCTATTATGCCTTGCCTCTTTACTGTAGCCAGATCTGATCCGGAGGCATTGTTCCAGTAGAGCTTATCTACAGTGTTCATGCGGTTGAGCTGTATCCTGGAATGCAGAGGCTGAATAGCTGGAAAATCCCCAGTCTCCCCCCACAGTGAGTAACTTTGCATGAAATAACTGGGAGTAAGTTATTTCATATAGTGGTAGCAGATTGTTTATTTGAAGGTAAGACTTTGGGGAAAGTTGACAGTGAGTAAactttgtaaaaataaataaataaataatttaaggtCAATAACAAGTTAGACATGCACTAATCCATACATGCATAAAATACTTTAGGTGCCCTTTGTTGCCACCAAAACAGCTTTGAACCACAGGATCAAGGACACTGGGTTGTACTGTCGTGTCAGACATTAGGATTCTGGCAGTGGATCCTTTGGGTCCTGCTGTAATGGATCATCTTGTTTCCTCGCCTTGCATGGTGGCTGGATGCTGGATTTAGATGTTATCAGACTACAGAATGGCGAGTATTTGTTGTTATCAGTCCCATTCATATTGCTAATAGGCACAGAATTGCGTAGACATTTTTTGGTCCTGCAAAGAAGTGCACATAGAATCTCTGCCAGTAAATACCTAGTAAGCTTGCAAATATTGCCTTTTTACAATGTTGTTGACTCCTAGTGTATTTTAACCCAAATTATGATACTCTCCCCTACACAAGCTGTGTGTATGTTTTAAAGGTATCGTTATCAGTACTGATATTGGCAATACTGGCCGGTATTCGATTGTTACCAAGTAAATATCACAGCATTAATATTTACAATGTGTATGTATGGGTTAGTAACCACTTATAATGGCTATTCAGTGGTTTTATACAACACTGATTTGGAATAACGGCACCAAAAGTTTCCCAGTAGAAGACGTTATTGTTAcagtttcaattcaattcagttttatttatatagcgccagaTCAAAACagtagttgcctcaaggtgctttataatgGAAGGTAAGGCCTTACaagaatacagagaaaacctgaACAATGAGACGACCCCCTGTGAGAaaacactttggcgacagttggaagaaaaactccctattaacaggaagaagcctctggcagaaccaggctcaggccATCTGCCACAACCTGTTGGGgttgaggggagggagacaggtcGCTGTGGAGGAgaaccagagattaataataactcagTTGAGCAGTTATTCACTTAGCCCATTTTAAGTCACTTTGCTTAAAATGCAAGAAATAGGATCGTTCCATAGATGTCCCTCAAGAGCCCAAGTAAGTCTAACCTGCAAAATATGGACACGCACAAAAAGATCCCTGTGCAGTTGAACACCGCAAACCATTTCTCTGTGGACCCCTTCCCCTCAAGGAGTGGTAAGAGACGATGTGTGCACACCCAGAGCGCAATATACAGGACATGGAGAGAACTGAGTCTCCTGCTGATGCAAGCAAAAACAAGATGTTTACAGGTGAACTAGAAACTGTAAACTGGAGCAGGTCTCAGGTGTTTAGTGTAGAATCACTCCCTTTATTTTGGTAGCATTTAAATACATCTTTAATTTACAGTTTAAAATATATTCTCATGTATTCcatcttttgttttggtttgattCAGGAAGTAACTTTAAAACTTTATCTCAGTGTCACTGGTTTATGAACTCAAAGAATGCATGGTCATAGCAGTGTTGTAAATTTTCTTCTTATGTTTATTAACATGCAAACTTCTCTTTGCAATTGCTAAACTGATAAAACCTTCACATAATACAAGTAAAAGCAGAGAAAATGCATCGTATGGGTTTCTTATAGTCTTAAAGAGTCATTCCTATTCCGTTAGGTATTGATCTAAAGTCTTATTGGTGATCCATCTGTATGGGCAACAAACCCAGAGTCATTTTCAGTGACTGTCCCTGCACCTTCATCCATGTCATTCACATTTGCCTCTGCACAGCAGTCTGTTTGATTGAGGAAATGCTCCAGCAGAGTGACACGCTGCTTTAGCCtttgctgagtgtgtgtgtattcactGAGTAGCCGGGCAAACCGAGTCTGAAGGGTGTCCAAAGAGGACTCCAACCGTTCCACCTTCTCCTCTGTGTCCTCTTTCTGTAGCCCGCCACTCTGAGCATTCTCATCCAGAAGACCCTCTTTCATCAGAATCTCCCGGCCCCTTTCCTCTAGCACGGTCTTAGCATCTGGATACTCAGTCACTGCCTCCATCAGGTCGTCCTTAGAGAGGCAGAAGAGGTCAGAGTAACCTAAGCTGCGGATGTTGGCTGTCCGACGATTTCCCATTTTACTACCTTTGATATTCAAAATGCTGATTTCACCGAAGCAGCTACCAGCGGTGAGGAGAGCGTACTGTGTGACCCCATCATCAGCCACCACAGCCAGCTTCCCTTCTTTAATGATATACATCTCCTTACCAATGTCGCCCTTTCTGCAGATGTAGTCGCCTGGACTGAAGACCTGAGGGCGTAGTTTAAGCACAAGCTCCACCAGCAGTCCTGCCTCACAGTCTTGAAAAATCCGTACTTTCTTCAGGGTCTCCAGGTGGACATTAATAGCAATCTCAGCCCGCAGCTTGTTTGGCAAATTCTTTAGCACTTCCTGCTCATCTACTGCTTTCTTGTTGGTCCAGAGGTAGTCAAACCATTTGATGACACGTGTCTCCAGTTCTCTGCTGACTTTGCGGAAGTGCATGTAGTGTTTGATGGCATCAATACGAGCTTGAAATTCGGCACGGGTGGCATTCATGTTGGCAATCATAGAGCCAACATTTCCCACAATTGTAGCAAAGATTAATACCCCAACAAGAAAGTCAAAGACCACAAACACGTACTCTTCATCTCGCACAGGGGGAGGCATCTCTCCAATGGTGGTAAGGGTAAGAGTCGACCAGTAGAGACAGTAGACATAACTCTGAGTCAAGGTGGAATACCCGGGTTTAGAGATGTTTGGGAACACCCACGTATCTGAGCCAAATCCCAAAGACTTAGATATAGCATAGAAGATGCAGGCATTCCAGTGAATGATGACCAGGATGTAAAGAACCAAATTGCAGATGCGAAAGATGTTGGGGTAGTTGGTGCGTGTCTCTGTGCGGTCAAAGAATTCAAACATGCGTGGGAAGCGCAGCAGACGGTTAAACCTGAGCTGTGGTGTATGGATGCCTGTGGAGATGTACCCCAGGTCAGTGGGCAGGATGGACAGCAAGTCAAGCTTAAACTGTAATGTACGGATGTAGCTGTCTCTTAGCTTGGCGTGGTCCTTCACCAGCAAACCTTGCTCCAGGAACcctgagaaaaataaataaaactcatGTTTAGCTTGGTGGTGGCTGAAAAAAAGTAGAGGGCGGCTCAAATCAAGTTTTTATTTAACAGTTAAACTGGTAGATTAGATCCTCTCAGCTTTAATTTTAGAGTCTTTAAGCACATTGTTCGGTTTTTTTGAGCTGCATAATTTGATAAATCCAAGTGGCAATCTCTGGGTCTGAAGCTAATGCCTAAAGGCCCTTTCACATAGGAAGTGGCATGGGTTGTGCTACATTGTGCTCTCAGACACATTCTTTACTACactgcacaaaaacagtttcttaCTGTATCAGGCAAACCCCAGCACAACTGGAAGCACCCAGGGAATACTGTACGTGTACGTGTAGTGTAGTGTGACATACATTCTCGTGATCATACCAGTGCAGCTCATGCTGCTTCCTATGTGAAAGGGCTTTAATTGCCTCAAACGGCATTTTCCTCCAAAGGCCACAGGAGGCTAGCTCTAAAAATATTCATATCACTGAAGTAATGATATGGCTTTCTGcacagttaaaaataattaaagccCATTCAAGATGCTctgatattgttttttttcccccctcttcacTAATAAAATGATATCAGTGCACAGGACAGAGTCTATTGATGCACcttgctaaccaagctagcATTAGCTATAAATTAGCATGCAACATTCTTCCTCTACATGTGCTCCATGTAAAGTACCAAGAAGCAGATAAAGCTAGTGACTAGGTTAACTCTTTCTCTCTTGGACCATGACCAGGGGTAAccgttattgtttttttatgaaCTCAGTTGGCTTCTGCCACATTTCAGGCCTGCTTCCACATCAGAAGTTAGAGAATGATCTCTGCTTACAGCTAACTAGGGCTACCATTGGAAACACCTGGGACCTCTATGTTTGCTAGACTTGTTTGACTTAGGTGTCAAAACTCATTAAGTGAAGCATTTAGCACGCTTCAAGCGCTGGTGGACAACATGTCATGCAAAAAAGTGATTGCCTGTATTTAAACTGCTGTAAATAATTTGTTGgcctataatatgtgaaatatGTGTCAAATGCATGCCTCATATCAAGCCATCTAGAGCAAACATTAATCAGCATTCCTGTTACAAGTTAGACGCCACACTCGCTTTTTGGCAAAATTACTTTATATATCCAGTTAAAAAAACTtgttgacattaaaaatgtctttttttaaggTGATCTGCCCAAGAGGGCAGCAGACATTACAACAAGTATATCAGTAATTTTGTAAACTAGACTGCTTATAATGTAGGTACAATAAACCAGAGTCATAAAGATACTTGAAAGACGggtactttttacattttataaccTCTTTCTAAATCTTGTTCATTAAAGTCTATTTACCAATATAGGTGTAGActttacatataaaaaaaaaacaaaacacctgtaaACACTATAAATCACTTTTTGACagacaatcagtttttggcactaaAATAATGGAATTTAACAGTACAtggtgctgtgtgtgtgctggagacacacacacattttcacacacaTTAATGGTTTTATTTCATCATGCATCCCTGATGTGTTCACAAGCCAATTTTAGCATAGGGTCATCTACATGGTGATATTGTTATTTAGTGGATGTTGTAACTAAAATGTAAAGTTAGTTTGCATTTGATGTGTAAATAACAGgtccacaacaggtccactgatgatgccatagccctgacactacacactgccctgtcacacctggagaagagagacacgtatgtgagaatgctgtttgtagattacagctcagcattcaataccaccgttccctcgaagctggacaggaaactgcaggatctaggactgagtagctccctctgcagctggatccttagcttcctgtctgacagacgccaagtggtcagactgggcagcatcacctcatcacactgaacactggtgctccacaggggtgtgtactgagccctctcctatactcactctacacctacgactgcactgccactaacaactccaacatcattgtgaagtttgcggacgacactacactggtgggtcttatcaccaatggtgatgagacggcttacagggaggaggtcagcaccctgacccactggtgtcaagacaaccatctcaccctcaacgtcgcaaagacaaaggagttgatagtggacttccggaggtgcaaagaagtacacacccccatcaccatcaacggcgctgctgtggagagagtgagcagcttccggttccttggtgtacatctggctgaggatcttacgtggtcagtacacacaaacaaaacagtgaagaaggcgcagcagcgcctcttctttctcaggagactgaaaagattcggcatgagcccccgcatcctcaggaccttctatcactgtgccattgagagcatcctcactggatgcatcaccacctggtatggcaacagcaccgcctacaactgcaaagctctccagcaagtagtgcggtgctctgaacggataattagaggtgagcttccctccctccaggacatctacaggaagcggtgcctgaggaaagcggggaggatcatcaaggactccagtcaccccagccataaactgttcagactacttccatcaggaaggaggttctgcagcatccggtcccgtaccagcagactgagagacagctttttccatcaggccatcagactgctgagcacttcatagacacctcagcttcactactggaactttaacattatgcactccatactgtacagtaatgccactgttttgcacatgtctcaactctgtatatttttatatattttatttattgtttactctatttaatttgtaaaatatgtgtacacacacacacacgtagaaaaatatttagtatacacatccagaaatgcatatactattatatattgtacatatatttattagtttcagatgtagccattcttgtattttgcttgtttacattattgtattttgcacaactctgttgcttgtgaagctcgcacacaagaatttcactcacatgtgctgtaccaatgtacctgcacatgtgatgtgacaataaaagtgatttgatttgatttgatttgaaaaggAAGCAGCGAGGTTTGAATTAGAAAGctgagaaaatataaaatgaacgCAAAACACTGACTCATTCAGCAGAGAGGAAACTATGTCATCAGAGTAATCTAAAATTTAAGAAGGCCAgaagctgcatttttaggtgGCTTACCTGTCCGGAGTCGAACACAGGTGTCTGTTATGTATAGAGCATCAGAGAGGTAGTCCAGCACCAGCCAGCAGATGTAGTTGCTCACTTGTAGTTCGTCAAAGCATGCCCtggaaatgcattaaaaaaggaTTTAGTGCTCTAGTCTAAGAAGTGAACACTACACTGTACACCCTCTGGAGGCTGCAGGGCCCCACTGACGCACATACTGTAATGTTATTACCTCGCGACAACAAGGAACCAATTGTAGAGCACCGCCAAGGCAATAACAAATAACCAGCGGTAGTATACGTCATCGGAGGGAGACACCACAAACAGATCCCACTTTTTCCTGTAAGCAAAAGGAGACTGTGATTATGACACTCAGCAAAAACTGTTAGTGCAcaacaacagagagaaaaacagcaatATAATGCATCACAACACAATAGCTATATAATTATTTGTTAACAGCCATATGAGACAGCtactttttttgtaaatgtgacATCTTTCGggtcattttaaaatattgtgACGTTCtactaaatgtaaaatatttaaagCTCAGTTGAGCTATCTTCTTTTCCTTACATAGCACCTTGCAGTAAACCTATATTTCAGCAAGGACAACATAAATTACAGCCTCAGCACTGAGCGGAATAAACACTGTCTGTAACTCTGGGTGTCTCTACAACTTAATAAGACCTTTCAAGGATTTATTTTAGCCATGAAGCAGAAGGTCCCGTCGTGATTTGTACAAGTGTAACTCTGTACTCCTTATGCATGTACATGAAGGTGTACATAGTAAAGGTTCAGGGTGGTAGCCGGGCATACCTAAAGATCCCTTTGGCATTGTTGCCATTGGCATCCAGTTGTGTGTTGCTGATGCGACTGGGGGCCGTTCTCAGCTCAGGGCCACGAAAGCGTTCCAGGAAAGAGTCtggcctctcctcctcctccaaaaGACTCCTGTGTGCCCATTCCCGCAGTCTCACCACCAGGCTCACCAGTCTGACACACAAAAGGAACACAACACCGCATCTTTAGGCAGCTTTATAACTTAAAATCATGTCAAAATGCATCAGTTCAAACACAGTTAATGTGCGAAACCATCACAGAGCTGCAAATTAGAGCACATGATTTGAGACCTCACTTTGTCTTTCCTTTTCTATCTGTAGGACTGGAAAATCTTGAAAAGTCTGAATGAAAAAAGGGACTCTAAATTCCTGCAAATGTAATGAATTTTGTAGCAGTCGACGACCTtcatgaaaaaagacaaaaagctctTCTATAGCCATTTCTACAAAGCCAGACCTTTGCCACAAAAAAGTT of the Maylandia zebra isolate NMK-2024a linkage group LG10, Mzebra_GT3a, whole genome shotgun sequence genome contains:
- the rraga gene encoding ras-related GTP-binding protein A, with product MSSTAMKKKVLLMGKSGSGKTSMRSIIFANYIARDTRRLGATIDVEHSHVRFLGNLVLNLWDCGGQDTFMENYFTSQRDNIFRNVEVLIYVFDVESRELEKDMHYYQSCLEAILQNSPDAKVFCLVHKMDLVQEDQRDLIFKEREEDLRRLSRPLACTCFRTSIWDETLYKAWSSIVYQLIPNVQQLETNLRNFAQIIEADEVLLFERATFLVISHYQCKEQRDAHRFEKISNIIKQFKLSCSKLAASFQSMEVRNSNFAAFIDVFTSNTYVMVIMSDPSIPSAATLINIRNARKHFEKLERVDGPKHSLHMRMR
- the cnga2b gene encoding cyclic nucleotide-gated cation channel, encoding MTGQLAERDRSPHNLSVKTSLEEEIERAESILSRVPSICDDTSSELQRVAALDPHGGSSRNSFQRTGAISRLVSLVVRLREWAHRSLLEEEERPDSFLERFRGPELRTAPSRISNTQLDANGNNAKGIFRKKWDLFVVSPSDDVYYRWLFVIALAVLYNWFLVVARACFDELQVSNYICWLVLDYLSDALYITDTCVRLRTGFLEQGLLVKDHAKLRDSYIRTLQFKLDLLSILPTDLGYISTGIHTPQLRFNRLLRFPRMFEFFDRTETRTNYPNIFRICNLVLYILVIIHWNACIFYAISKSLGFGSDTWVFPNISKPGYSTLTQSYVYCLYWSTLTLTTIGEMPPPVRDEEYVFVVFDFLVGVLIFATIVGNVGSMIANMNATRAEFQARIDAIKHYMHFRKVSRELETRVIKWFDYLWTNKKAVDEQEVLKNLPNKLRAEIAINVHLETLKKVRIFQDCEAGLLVELVLKLRPQVFSPGDYICRKGDIGKEMYIIKEGKLAVVADDGVTQYALLTAGSCFGEISILNIKGSKMGNRRTANIRSLGYSDLFCLSKDDLMEAVTEYPDAKTVLEERGREILMKEGLLDENAQSGGLQKEDTEEKVERLESSLDTLQTRFARLLSEYTHTQQRLKQRVTLLEHFLNQTDCCAEANVNDMDEGAGTVTENDSGFVAHTDGSPIRL